In Miscanthus floridulus cultivar M001 chromosome 5, ASM1932011v1, whole genome shotgun sequence, one genomic interval encodes:
- the LOC136455589 gene encoding secreted RxLR effector protein 161-like, with the protein MSDLGALSYYLGIEVRQRKEALTLGQSAYASKLLERSGMAECKPCVTSMEERLKLTKASTVAKVDATLYRSIVDGLRYLVHTRLDIVFVVCYVSRFMEDSREDHWATVKRLLRYVKGTVDHGIVFPKTDGSRLQLTVFSDADMAGDIDGWWSTSGVLVFLVSAPISWLLLKQNMVVLSTCEAEYIAAATATCQVVWLHRLLGELTGVEAHPPALMLADVLTKPLGRL; encoded by the exons atgagcgatctcggtgcgctctcctactaccttggcatcgaggtgagacagaggAAGGAGGCACTCACACTCGGGCAGAGCGCGTacgcctccaagctgttggagcggagcggcatggctgagtgcaagccatgcgtgacttcgatggaggagcggctgaagctgacgaaggccagtactgTGGCGAAGGtcgatgcaacactctaccggagcatcgtcgacggtctgcgctacctagtccacaccagGCTGGACATCGTGTTCGTCGTgtgctacgtcagtcgcttcatggaggattctcgagaggatcactgggctacagtgaagcggctactgcgctacgtcaaggggacggtggatcatggGATCGTTTTCCCCAAGACCGAcggaagtaggctgcagctcactgtgttcagcgatgcagacatggcgggggacatcgacggatggTGGAGCACTTCtggtgtgctcgtcttcctcgtgtctgctccaatttcatggctgttaCTGAAACAGAATATGGTggtgctatctacgtgcgaggcagagtacatagcggcggccacagcgacgTGCCAAGTTGTATGGCTgcaccggctgctgggcgagctgaccggtgtggaagctcacccaccagcactgatg ctcgcggacgtcctcaccaagccactcggccgtctttga